A single genomic interval of Polaribacter vadi harbors:
- a CDS encoding THUMP domain-containing class I SAM-dependent RNA methyltransferase, translating to MDKDFKMTATTLFGLEGVLAEELKNLGAQDIKEAVRSVSFRGDKGFMYKANIALRTAVRILKPIKVCKIYDEEDLYESIQKIKWENFLDAEGTFAIGAVVNSKNFTSNSHYISLKSKDAIADYFRHKYHKRPNVDLKYPDVKIHIHIQKDWLTVSLDSSGDSLHKRGYRTATNIAPINEVLAAGMVLLSGYTGEENFIDPMCGSGTILIEAAMIANNIPANINRKLFAFEQWKDYDEDLYFTIQESLLKKIRSSHFKIMGFDKAPSAVQKAKANVENANLDEFIGVHHVNFFNSTKEVFGNTTILFNPPYGERLNIDVQEFYKKIGDTLKHNYPGSTAWLITSDTDALKSVGLRTSKRLALKNGDLDCKFVRYDLYEGSRKIKERKPKSDEEE from the coding sequence ATGGATAAAGATTTTAAAATGACAGCAACAACACTTTTTGGTTTAGAAGGTGTTTTGGCAGAAGAACTGAAAAATTTAGGAGCTCAAGATATTAAAGAAGCTGTAAGAAGCGTTTCTTTTAGAGGCGATAAAGGTTTTATGTATAAAGCAAATATTGCTTTAAGAACGGCTGTTAGAATTTTAAAACCTATAAAAGTTTGTAAAATTTATGACGAAGAAGATTTGTACGAATCTATTCAAAAAATTAAGTGGGAAAACTTTTTAGATGCAGAAGGTACTTTTGCAATTGGAGCTGTTGTAAATTCGAAAAATTTTACATCGAATTCACATTATATTTCTCTAAAATCTAAAGATGCCATTGCAGATTATTTTAGACATAAATACCATAAAAGACCCAATGTAGATTTAAAATATCCAGATGTAAAAATCCACATTCATATTCAGAAAGATTGGTTAACGGTTTCTTTAGATTCTTCTGGAGATTCTTTGCACAAACGTGGTTACAGGACAGCCACGAATATTGCTCCAATTAACGAAGTTTTGGCTGCAGGAATGGTTTTATTGTCAGGCTATACAGGAGAGGAAAATTTTATAGATCCAATGTGTGGTTCAGGTACAATTTTAATTGAAGCTGCTATGATTGCCAATAATATTCCAGCAAATATCAACAGAAAGTTGTTTGCTTTTGAGCAATGGAAAGATTATGATGAAGATTTATATTTTACCATTCAAGAATCTTTATTAAAGAAAATTCGTTCTTCTCATTTTAAAATTATGGGATTTGATAAAGCACCTTCAGCAGTTCAAAAAGCAAAAGCGAATGTAGAAAATGCCAATTTAGATGAATTTATTGGCGTACATCATGTCAATTTTTTCAACTCAACCAAAGAAGTTTTTGGGAATACCACCATTTTGTTCAATCCACCTTATGGAGAACGTTTAAATATAGATGTTCAGGAATTTTACAAGAAAATTGGCGATACTTTAAAACACAATTATCCAGGTTCTACAGCTTGGTTAATTACTTCAGATACAGATGCTTTAAAGTCTGTAGGTTTACGAACTTCAAAAAGACTTGCGCTTAAAAACGGAGATTTAGATTGTAAGTTTGTACGATACGATTTGTATGAAGGTTCTCGTAAAATTAAAGAACGTAAACCAAAATCTGACGAAGAAGAATAG
- a CDS encoding class I SAM-dependent methyltransferase → MKEKDWFTEWFNTKYYHILYKDRNNADAQLFMKNITEFLALPKTAHILDLPCGKGRHSVFLNSLEYKVTGGDLAVNSIKIAKKFENTTLKFTVHDMREPFNHKYDAIFNLFTSFGYFEDDKEDLLILQNIKNGLQKDGFFVFDFLNAALVKDNLVAKETKVVDDITFYITREIINGFIIKNITFFADDKQHSYTERVKYLDEAKMKSYFEKVGFTIINTFGDYKLSDFNEKISNRLILVAK, encoded by the coding sequence ATGAAAGAAAAAGATTGGTTTACAGAATGGTTTAATACAAAGTATTATCATATTCTTTATAAAGATAGAAATAATGCTGATGCACAGTTGTTTATGAAAAACATCACTGAGTTTTTAGCATTACCAAAAACGGCTCATATTTTAGATTTACCTTGTGGAAAAGGGCGTCATTCTGTATTTTTAAATTCTTTGGAATATAAAGTTACTGGTGGTGATTTGGCTGTAAACAGTATAAAAATCGCCAAAAAGTTTGAGAATACTACATTAAAATTTACGGTTCATGATATGCGCGAACCTTTTAACCATAAATACGATGCCATTTTTAACTTGTTTACAAGTTTTGGTTATTTTGAGGATGACAAAGAAGATCTTTTAATTTTACAAAACATAAAAAATGGTTTGCAAAAAGATGGTTTTTTTGTGTTCGATTTTTTAAATGCTGCTTTGGTAAAAGATAATTTAGTTGCTAAAGAAACAAAAGTTGTAGACGATATTACCTTTTATATCACAAGAGAAATTATAAACGGTTTTATAATAAAAAATATTACTTTTTTTGCTGATGACAAACAACATTCTTATACAGAAAGAGTAAAATATTTAGATGAAGCCAAAATGAAATCTTATTTCGAAAAAGTTGGTTTTACAATCATAAATACCTTTGGAGATTATAAATTGAGTGATTTTAATGAAAAAATTTCTAACAGATTAATTTTAGTTGCCAAGTGA
- a CDS encoding ZIP family metal transporter — MNYILLITAVLLGSLLVLFVKPSKQIVRLLLAFSGAYLLSVTVLHLLPDVYTVTSNSTIVGVFILVGIILQSVLESFSKGAEHGHIHIHSDGKKFPTLLFISLCLHAFSEGLPIHNADENLLLAIVVHKIPIAIVLTSFLLETKYSKKIVFSFLFFFGFMSPLGVLLGDKIPFFTMYATEITALIIGVFLHISTIILFESTENHKFNLQKFIAILLGVLLTVFTL, encoded by the coding sequence GTGAATTATATCTTATTAATTACAGCTGTTTTATTAGGTTCTCTGCTAGTTTTATTTGTAAAACCTAGCAAACAAATTGTACGTTTATTATTAGCCTTTAGTGGTGCTTATTTATTATCGGTTACTGTGCTGCATTTATTGCCAGATGTATACACAGTAACAAGCAACAGCACAATTGTTGGTGTTTTTATTCTAGTTGGTATTATTTTACAATCGGTTTTAGAATCTTTTTCTAAAGGTGCAGAACATGGTCATATTCATATTCATTCAGATGGAAAAAAGTTTCCAACATTGTTATTTATAAGTTTATGTTTGCATGCGTTTTCTGAAGGCTTACCCATTCATAATGCTGATGAAAATTTATTATTGGCAATTGTGGTTCATAAAATTCCGATTGCAATTGTGTTAACTTCATTTTTACTTGAAACAAAATACTCAAAAAAGATTGTTTTCAGTTTTCTATTTTTCTTTGGATTCATGAGTCCTTTAGGTGTTTTATTGGGTGATAAAATTCCGTTTTTTACAATGTACGCTACAGAAATTACGGCTTTAATTATTGGGGTTTTCTTACACATTTCCACTATTATTCTTTTTGAAAGCACTGAAAACCATAAATTTAACTTGCAAAAATTTATTGCAATTTTATTAGGTGTTTTGTTAACTGTTTTTACACTATAG
- a CDS encoding sensor histidine kinase, giving the protein MFCSFCYAQNSKLDSAYYYFKKGEKFDFENKHYKAYESYIQSKKLYIAINNKDSIAKCDINLYYLIKSQNNLNEDAKPYLDDYSKYAEEKNDSLMLLIANNAYATYFWNQESIGKSRRFYKKSLLLTNKEELKKYKASVYLNLALLYTLQQPDSANYFYKKTISILDRSDKKTMVDFYINYSLFFQKQRNFNEAIIQLKKAEEIHLDAYQLKYNKIIYENFADVYKKIGNYKKAFEYYKKFNATKDSLNNTAQNIAISNLDKKYKNDIEKQELKTKNEKKEKENLQLKIDKEKNRNFLIGSLLFILLGGIIATLTLKNSRKKIKLAEKDKEIATQKNITFLKEQELSIINAMVGGQEKERKRIAEDLHDNLGSVLATLKLHFENLKINREKKKINQEELFDKTESLIDQAYLKVRSIAHAKNAGVIANQALLIALQIMAEKISLADKIKIEVVHFGLNERLENSLEITIFRIIQELITNIIKHADAKNATINISLYDKNLNIIIEDDGKGFDINKVDLKEGMGISSIKTRVKHLNGTFNIDATPGKGSSIILDIPIT; this is encoded by the coding sequence ATGTTTTGTAGTTTTTGTTATGCTCAAAATTCAAAACTAGATTCTGCTTATTACTATTTCAAAAAAGGAGAAAAATTTGATTTTGAAAACAAACATTACAAAGCTTATGAGAGTTATATTCAATCAAAAAAACTGTATATAGCAATTAACAATAAAGATAGTATTGCTAAATGTGATATCAATTTATATTATTTAATTAAGTCACAAAACAATTTAAATGAAGATGCTAAACCTTATTTAGATGATTATTCTAAATATGCAGAAGAAAAAAATGATTCATTAATGTTATTAATAGCAAATAACGCTTATGCAACATATTTTTGGAATCAAGAGTCTATAGGAAAATCTAGGAGATTCTATAAGAAATCTTTATTATTAACAAACAAAGAAGAATTAAAAAAATATAAAGCCTCAGTTTATTTAAATTTAGCTTTATTATATACTTTACAGCAACCAGATTCAGCCAATTACTTTTACAAAAAAACTATTAGTATTTTAGACAGATCTGATAAAAAAACAATGGTTGATTTTTACATTAATTATTCATTGTTCTTTCAAAAACAACGCAATTTTAATGAGGCAATTATTCAATTAAAAAAAGCAGAAGAAATACATTTAGATGCTTATCAATTAAAATATAACAAAATTATTTACGAGAATTTTGCTGATGTGTATAAAAAAATTGGAAATTATAAAAAAGCTTTTGAATATTACAAAAAATTTAATGCAACAAAAGATAGTTTAAATAATACAGCACAAAATATTGCAATTTCTAATTTAGATAAAAAATATAAAAACGATATTGAAAAACAAGAACTTAAAACAAAAAATGAAAAAAAAGAAAAAGAAAATCTTCAATTAAAAATTGATAAAGAAAAAAACAGAAATTTTTTAATAGGTTCTCTCCTATTTATTTTATTAGGTGGAATTATTGCAACACTGACCCTTAAAAACTCTAGAAAAAAAATAAAACTTGCAGAAAAAGACAAAGAAATCGCAACCCAAAAAAATATTACTTTTCTTAAAGAGCAGGAATTAAGTATTATAAATGCAATGGTAGGTGGTCAAGAAAAAGAGCGAAAAAGAATTGCTGAAGATTTGCACGACAATTTAGGTTCTGTTTTAGCTACTTTAAAATTACATTTCGAAAACTTAAAAATTAACAGAGAAAAAAAGAAAATTAATCAAGAAGAATTATTTGATAAAACTGAAAGTTTAATAGATCAAGCTTATTTAAAAGTAAGAAGTATTGCACATGCTAAAAATGCTGGAGTTATTGCTAATCAAGCTTTATTAATAGCTTTACAAATAATGGCTGAAAAAATATCATTAGCCGATAAAATTAAAATTGAAGTGGTTCATTTTGGGCTAAATGAGCGTTTAGAAAATAGTTTAGAAATCACCATTTTTAGGATTATTCAAGAATTAATAACAAATATTATTAAACATGCTGATGCCAAAAATGCGACGATTAATATTTCTTTATATGATAAAAATTTAAACATTATTATCGAAGATGATGGAAAAGGTTTTGATATTAATAAAGTGGATTTAAAAGAAGGAATGGGAATTAGCTCCATAAAAACAAGAGTAAAGCATCTAAATGGCACTTTTAATATTGATGCAACTCCTGGAAAAGGAAGTTCTATAATTTTAGATATTCCTATTACATAA